The Methylomusa anaerophila genome has a segment encoding these proteins:
- the mgtA gene encoding magnesium-translocating P-type ATPase translates to MNKKQNRAAIRKISESHVRRDRANETIAFAATHKIKTVLRKFNTSLDGLSEKEVTASRNAYGNNRVTHEKKKTLLQKLAGAFINPFTAILGCLAIVSTITDVVLPIMQNAPEDISLRTVIIIMAMVVISGTLRFVQESRSGNAAEKLLGMITTTCTVDREDGKRQEIPLVDAVVGDIIHLSAGDMIPADARVLQAKDLFISQSALTGESEPVEKIATVSEGQVDTVTEYPNIVFMGSSVISGSATAVIISVGDDTLFGSMASSVTGEAVETSFTKGVNAVSWVLIRFMFVMVPVVFVINGLTKGDWLQALLFGISIAVGLTPEMLPMIVTTCLAKGAVSMSKKKTIVKNLNSIQNFGAIDILCTDKTGTLTQERVVLEYHLDVMGNEDTRVLRHAYLNSYFQTGYKNLMDRAIIRKTEEAEASDPRLIDLSEAYTKVDEIPFDFTRRRLSTVVSDKSGKTQMVTKGAVEETLSICSFVEYQGKVEPITEALKENIIRTVDTLNEDGMRVIAVAQKTNPSPVGAFGVKDECDMVLIGYLAFLDPPKESVHAAIKALKEYSVTTKILTGDNDKVTRFICKQVGLRVNNLLLGSDIDQMTDDELAKAAENTDVFAKLSPDQKARIVTVLRNNGHTVGFLGDGINDAAAMKSADIGISVDTAVDIAKESADIILLEKDLMVLEEGIVEGRKTYANMNKYIKMTASSNFGNMFSVLAASALLPFLPMMGAQLIFLNLIYDLSCTSIPWDNVDEEFLKEPRKWDASSVGSFMLWLGPTSSIFDWTTYAFMYFVFCPLFVSNGILYNDLANHFTGAELIRMQTNYTALFQAGWFVESMWSQTMVIHMIRTPKLPFIQSRASVTLTLLTFAGIAIVTVIPFTTFGRTLGFLPLPASYFVYLIPCIALYMVLATSLKKAYIRHYGDLL, encoded by the coding sequence ATGAACAAGAAACAAAACAGAGCGGCTATAAGAAAAATTTCAGAGAGCCACGTTCGCAGGGACAGAGCCAACGAAACAATTGCTTTCGCCGCAACCCATAAAATAAAGACTGTTTTACGGAAATTCAACACCTCCCTGGACGGTCTTTCAGAAAAAGAGGTCACTGCAAGCCGTAATGCCTATGGCAACAACAGGGTGACTCACGAAAAGAAAAAAACGCTGCTGCAGAAATTGGCAGGCGCGTTCATCAACCCCTTTACGGCAATTCTCGGTTGCCTTGCCATTGTATCTACGATTACGGATGTTGTCCTTCCGATTATGCAAAACGCACCGGAGGATATTAGCCTGCGTACAGTCATCATTATCATGGCCATGGTCGTTATTTCCGGCACTTTACGTTTTGTGCAGGAGTCACGCTCCGGAAATGCCGCTGAAAAACTCCTGGGCATGATTACCACAACTTGCACCGTTGACCGGGAGGATGGCAAAAGGCAGGAAATTCCCCTTGTTGATGCGGTGGTTGGTGATATCATCCATCTTTCTGCCGGTGATATGATTCCCGCAGATGCAAGAGTGCTCCAGGCAAAGGATTTATTTATCAGCCAGTCAGCCCTGACCGGTGAAAGCGAACCCGTGGAAAAAATTGCGACAGTTAGCGAGGGTCAAGTTGATACCGTTACAGAGTATCCCAATATTGTATTCATGGGTAGTAGCGTGATCAGCGGCAGCGCCACCGCAGTGATTATCTCTGTTGGTGATGATACCCTGTTTGGCTCCATGGCTTCTTCGGTTACAGGAGAGGCTGTTGAAACCAGCTTTACCAAGGGTGTCAATGCCGTATCCTGGGTACTCATCCGGTTTATGTTCGTTATGGTGCCCGTCGTGTTTGTAATCAACGGGCTTACCAAAGGTGACTGGCTGCAAGCGCTCCTTTTCGGCATTTCCATCGCGGTAGGGCTGACCCCTGAAATGCTACCGATGATTGTCACCACCTGCCTTGCAAAAGGCGCTGTATCCATGTCTAAAAAGAAAACTATCGTGAAGAATCTGAATTCCATCCAGAATTTTGGTGCCATTGATATTCTCTGTACGGACAAAACCGGTACATTGACACAGGAGCGCGTGGTACTGGAGTACCACTTAGATGTTATGGGTAATGAGGATACCCGTGTGCTTCGCCACGCCTACCTGAACAGTTATTTTCAAACAGGTTATAAAAATCTGATGGATCGGGCCATCATCCGCAAGACAGAGGAAGCGGAAGCCTCCGATCCAAGACTCATAGATTTGTCTGAAGCTTATACAAAAGTAGATGAGATTCCTTTTGATTTCACCCGCCGCCGTCTTTCCACGGTAGTCAGTGATAAAAGCGGCAAAACTCAGATGGTCACCAAAGGTGCCGTGGAGGAAACGCTCTCCATCTGCTCCTTTGTGGAATATCAGGGCAAAGTAGAGCCGATTACGGAAGCATTAAAGGAAAACATCATTCGGACTGTAGATACCCTTAACGAAGACGGGATGCGGGTAATTGCTGTTGCACAGAAAACCAACCCGTCTCCCGTTGGCGCATTTGGAGTAAAAGATGAGTGCGACATGGTGCTGATCGGATACCTGGCTTTCCTTGATCCTCCAAAAGAATCCGTTCATGCGGCAATCAAAGCCCTCAAGGAGTATAGCGTTACAACCAAAATTCTGACCGGAGATAATGACAAAGTAACCCGCTTTATTTGCAAACAGGTTGGTTTGAGGGTTAATAACCTGCTACTAGGTTCCGATATTGACCAAATGACCGATGACGAGCTTGCAAAGGCAGCAGAGAACACCGATGTGTTTGCGAAGCTCTCTCCGGATCAGAAGGCCCGTATCGTGACCGTCCTTCGCAATAATGGTCACACCGTTGGCTTCTTGGGCGACGGTATCAACGACGCCGCCGCAATGAAGTCTGCTGATATTGGCATTTCTGTGGATACCGCAGTAGATATTGCAAAGGAATCCGCAGACATTATCCTCTTGGAAAAAGACTTGATGGTTTTGGAGGAAGGCATTGTCGAGGGCCGCAAGACCTACGCCAACATGAATAAATACATTAAGATGACGGCGTCCTCCAACTTTGGCAATATGTTCTCGGTACTGGCAGCCTCTGCCCTGCTTCCGTTCCTGCCCATGATGGGCGCACAATTGATCTTTCTCAACCTGATCTACGACCTGTCCTGCACTTCCATACCTTGGGATAACGTAGATGAGGAATTCCTGAAGGAACCCCGGAAGTGGGATGCTTCTTCTGTCGGAAGCTTCATGCTGTGGCTTGGCCCCACAAGTTCCATATTTGACTGGACTACCTATGCGTTCATGTACTTTGTTTTCTGCCCGCTGTTTGTGTCCAACGGTATTCTGTATAACGACCTAGCAAATCACTTTACTGGTGCTGAGTTAATACGGATGCAAACGAATTATACGGCGCTGTTCCAGGCCGGATGGTTTGTAGAGTCCATGTGGAGCCAGACCATGGTGATTCACATGATCCGTACGCCAAAACTTCCGTTCATCCAAAGCCGCGCTTCCGTTACGCTTACGCTACTTACCTTTGCTGGCATTGCAATCGTAACGGTTATTCCTTTTACCACTTTTGGAAGAACGCTCGGATTTCTCCCGCTTCCGGCCTCATACTTTGTATATCTGATTCCATGTATCGCGTTGTACATGGTGCTGGCCACGAGTCTGAAAAAGGCATATATACGGCATTACGGTGATCTTCTTTAA
- a CDS encoding DUF3784 domain-containing protein, giving the protein MNLHCIAFGLIFLVVGIAFFIGVGPKWIKAWREMPKEEKNKIRMDDLSKNIGCVFLVASAIFLTSGFSPEFMNTAFMWSMIVWFVLTGLDVAFITKSNRYKSE; this is encoded by the coding sequence ATGAATTTACATTGCATTGCCTTCGGACTTATCTTCCTGGTGGTTGGTATCGCCTTTTTCATTGGAGTGGGGCCAAAATGGATTAAAGCATGGCGTGAGATGCCAAAAGAAGAAAAAAACAAAATACGCATGGATGATCTCAGCAAGAATATCGGGTGCGTATTTTTGGTCGCCAGTGCTATTTTTTTAACATCCGGATTTAGTCCTGAATTTATGAATACTGCATTTATGTGGAGCATGATAGTTTGGTTTGTGTTGACAGGACTTGATGTAGCTTTCATCACAAAGTCAAACCGGTATAAATCGGAATGA
- a CDS encoding winged helix-turn-helix domain-containing protein, with the protein MKKNASFIIMDSALAKSLYDTLKTLELKSKYSHELLQGLEDLMEGEVATLMLGMVGPGENLVHVVDDGIYAGALEIHPKSRKVLHGGIEVNLTPKEFDILYFLAKNKGAVFTKEQIYQAVWEEDYLMADSNIMAFIRKLRKKIEPDPDAPEYVLTIWGIGYKFTDRI; encoded by the coding sequence TTGAAGAAAAATGCAAGCTTTATCATAATGGATTCCGCCCTTGCTAAATCCCTGTATGATACCTTAAAAACTTTAGAGCTCAAATCTAAGTATTCCCACGAGCTGCTCCAGGGATTAGAGGATTTGATGGAAGGTGAAGTAGCTACCCTCATGCTGGGAATGGTCGGTCCTGGAGAAAATTTAGTCCATGTCGTAGACGATGGCATTTATGCCGGTGCCCTTGAAATTCATCCCAAGAGCCGCAAAGTGCTGCATGGCGGAATTGAGGTCAATTTAACGCCCAAGGAATTTGACATTCTATATTTTCTTGCGAAGAACAAGGGGGCGGTTTTCACCAAAGAACAAATTTACCAAGCGGTTTGGGAAGAAGATTACCTCATGGCGGACAGTAATATCATGGCTTTTATCCGAAAGCTCCGAAAAAAGATTGAGCCAGACCCGGACGCACCGGAATACGTCCTTACCATTTGGGGAATTGGTTATAAGTTTACGGACAGAATATAG
- a CDS encoding DUF6440 family protein, translated as MKNQRFRIIYSQDDQAYMICILEDTETGKQYLLVSTEGSSTSICPL; from the coding sequence ATGAAAAATCAACGGTTTAGAATTATCTACTCGCAAGATGATCAAGCTTATATGATCTGCATCTTAGAGGACACAGAAACCGGAAAACAATATTTATTAGTTTCAACAGAAGGGTCCAGTACATCAATATGCCCATTGTAG
- a CDS encoding recombinase family protein, protein MAQRHMPIGYKLVDGKIQLDDPKANVVRHIFQEYASGASLLDIAKAMTAAGLPNANNQPKWYHGTVSSILDNVKYQGDEFYPPLINKELFEKVQRRRGERCEKLGRNLQLNSASRQSVFSGILRCGECGDVYRKYAEHCGKPTKRTFWKCKRYIHKNKVCCCNSFLTDEQIRSAFLSVANRIIANKKCLDRIPKKEPAVNNFEYIKLDKKIKELEAEGQYSSKELPALIFERAKAFYKTSRVDDAAHNTEKMRQAFSDRMPLHGFDEELFQTVIRQITVHKDEKLTFEFINGLTLEAKY, encoded by the coding sequence ATGGCACAGCGGCACATGCCCATCGGTTATAAACTGGTGGATGGAAAAATTCAACTGGACGATCCCAAGGCAAATGTCGTAAGACATATTTTTCAGGAGTATGCATCCGGAGCTTCCCTTCTGGACATAGCCAAAGCGATGACGGCGGCCGGACTCCCAAACGCCAACAATCAGCCCAAATGGTACCATGGAACGGTCAGCAGTATATTGGATAACGTAAAATATCAGGGCGACGAGTTCTATCCCCCGCTCATCAACAAAGAATTGTTTGAAAAGGTCCAGCGCCGTCGAGGTGAACGATGCGAAAAGCTCGGACGGAACCTACAGCTTAACAGCGCAAGCCGTCAATCGGTTTTTTCCGGTATCCTACGCTGTGGAGAATGCGGCGACGTTTACCGAAAATATGCAGAGCATTGCGGAAAGCCAACAAAACGGACCTTCTGGAAATGCAAGAGATATATCCACAAGAACAAGGTTTGCTGTTGTAACAGTTTTCTCACAGATGAACAGATCAGATCGGCATTCCTTTCAGTAGCAAATCGAATCATCGCAAACAAAAAATGTCTGGATCGAATTCCGAAAAAGGAACCCGCCGTAAATAACTTTGAATATATCAAGCTGGATAAAAAAATAAAGGAGCTGGAAGCAGAAGGACAGTATTCGTCCAAAGAGCTTCCGGCTCTTATTTTTGAACGGGCAAAAGCCTTTTACAAAACATCTCGTGTCGATGATGCCGCCCATAATACTGAAAAGATGAGGCAAGCATTTTCCGACCGGATGCCTCTCCATGGATTCGACGAAGAACTGTTTCAGACAGTCATCCGACAGATCACAGTACATAAGGATGAGAAATTGACCTTCGAGTTTATCAACGGGCTGACGCTGGAGGCCAAATACTGA
- a CDS encoding ParA family protein, with translation MEQSTGMIIICFMNLKGGVGKTTLATHVACALDELGIKVLFIDNDKQGNASRFFQAETENTLSEVLAGSISAARAIQKTAYENIDIISADMGLAAVNFDIMLSDKYKNRNQKFLLKEALEPVRAQYQFCIIDNPPDINTSVYNALMIANEVIFVTTPDCYARDGMDLMLGQLQAAKNDRIAMDQGYNEFLPDRRLHFRGCVLNKYTPDAASILESLRKKMPTFSTTIRLTKIGAKRLREAAERGISVQTLSPSCGFSRDFKHFMEELLYTQESGKR, from the coding sequence ATGGAACAAAGCACCGGCATGATTATAATCTGCTTTATGAATCTCAAGGGGGGCGTGGGAAAAACGACACTTGCTACGCACGTCGCTTGCGCCTTGGATGAACTAGGAATTAAAGTCCTTTTCATCGACAACGACAAACAAGGAAACGCCAGCCGCTTTTTTCAAGCGGAGACAGAGAATACTTTATCCGAAGTTTTAGCTGGCAGCATTTCGGCAGCACGGGCAATTCAAAAAACGGCATATGAAAACATTGATATTATTTCAGCCGATATGGGACTAGCTGCAGTGAATTTTGACATTATGCTTTCCGATAAGTATAAAAACCGTAATCAAAAGTTTTTACTTAAAGAAGCATTAGAACCGGTTCGCGCCCAATATCAGTTTTGCATCATTGATAATCCGCCGGACATCAATACCAGCGTCTATAATGCCTTAATGATCGCCAATGAAGTTATCTTCGTAACGACACCGGATTGCTACGCACGCGATGGCATGGACTTAATGCTCGGGCAACTGCAGGCGGCAAAGAATGATCGAATAGCAATGGACCAAGGATATAATGAATTTTTGCCGGACCGGCGCCTTCATTTCCGGGGTTGTGTGCTAAACAAGTATACGCCCGATGCCGCTTCGATATTAGAAAGTCTTCGAAAGAAAATGCCCACTTTTTCAACTACCATTCGTTTAACCAAAATAGGAGCGAAACGCTTGAGGGAAGCAGCAGAGCGTGGAATTTCCGTGCAAACACTTTCGCCAAGTTGCGGGTTCTCGCGGGATTTTAAGCACTTTATGGAAGAGTTGCTCTACACGCAAGAAAGTGGGAAGCGCTGA
- a CDS encoding recombinase family protein: MQTAAAKKKNISIIPPQPEYDRSIKVQFKALRVAAYCRVSTLLEQQEGSYEAQISYYTEKIKSNPNWKMAGIYADDGKSATNTKKRDDFNAMIEDCLAGKIDMVITKSVSRFARNTVDCLQNIRKLKEKNVAIFFEKEGVNTLEGSGELLITILSSQAQEESRNLSENTRWGLVRRFENGIMSINHNKFMGYTKDENGDLVIVPEEAEIVRRIFRLFLEGSSYVQIAKILESEGILTVTGKKEWCPSVIDQMLENEKYMGDALLQKTYTVDFLTKKRVKNQGIVQQYYIQDNHEAIIPKELFYRVQEEKARRASLCKSAATRRAKKEQSKYSSKYSLSDIMICKECGQPYRRQVWSKNGQKSAVWRCENRLKNGTKHCKHSPTLKEDVLNEAIMTAINNVVENRGDFVGAFRENVIQVIGSYSTKNVPTEYDEQITKLQGEMLTLIEENAKMGSITEDFDEQYHKIAEQIKELKQKKLDSIRDQKRAADFQQRVSDMDTCLKKVSCSVRDFDDDLVRRLLQGVKVINEDTLEIQFKSGIVMKQRIPYCN; encoded by the coding sequence ATGCAGACTGCGGCAGCGAAAAAAAAGAATATATCGATTATCCCCCCACAGCCGGAATACGACCGGAGTATCAAGGTACAGTTTAAAGCCCTGCGGGTCGCTGCCTACTGTCGCGTCAGCACTTTGCTGGAACAGCAGGAAGGCAGCTATGAAGCTCAGATATCCTACTATACTGAGAAGATAAAGAGCAATCCCAATTGGAAGATGGCCGGCATTTATGCTGATGACGGAAAATCCGCAACCAACACGAAAAAACGTGATGATTTCAACGCTATGATTGAGGACTGCCTCGCAGGGAAGATCGATATGGTCATCACAAAATCCGTCAGCCGCTTCGCCAGAAATACAGTGGACTGCCTCCAGAATATCCGTAAACTCAAAGAGAAGAATGTCGCCATTTTCTTCGAAAAAGAGGGAGTAAACACTCTGGAGGGGTCAGGAGAACTGCTGATCACAATTTTAAGCAGCCAGGCGCAGGAGGAAAGCCGGAACCTGAGTGAAAACACCCGCTGGGGTCTGGTCAGACGCTTCGAGAACGGAATCATGTCAATTAACCACAACAAATTTATGGGATACACGAAAGATGAAAACGGAGATCTGGTCATCGTACCGGAGGAAGCTGAAATAGTCAGACGAATTTTCCGCCTCTTCCTCGAAGGAAGCAGCTATGTCCAGATCGCGAAGATTTTAGAGAGCGAGGGTATACTTACCGTAACCGGCAAAAAGGAGTGGTGCCCCAGCGTGATCGACCAGATGCTCGAAAATGAAAAGTACATGGGTGATGCCCTTCTTCAGAAGACCTACACGGTAGATTTCCTCACAAAAAAACGAGTGAAAAACCAGGGCATCGTTCAGCAGTATTACATACAGGACAATCATGAAGCGATTATCCCAAAAGAGCTTTTTTACCGGGTACAGGAGGAAAAGGCCAGGAGGGCAAGCCTGTGCAAATCTGCGGCAACAAGGCGGGCTAAAAAAGAGCAAAGCAAGTACAGCTCGAAATACTCTCTATCCGACATTATGATCTGCAAGGAATGCGGACAACCATACCGCAGACAGGTCTGGTCAAAGAACGGTCAGAAAAGCGCCGTATGGCGTTGCGAAAACCGCCTGAAGAACGGAACCAAACACTGCAAACACTCTCCAACGCTGAAAGAGGACGTTTTGAATGAAGCAATTATGACAGCCATTAACAACGTCGTTGAAAACCGGGGTGATTTTGTAGGCGCCTTCCGGGAAAACGTAATACAGGTAATCGGGAGTTATTCCACCAAGAATGTACCCACCGAATATGACGAACAGATCACAAAACTGCAAGGTGAAATGCTGACTTTGATTGAGGAAAACGCAAAGATGGGTTCGATCACCGAGGATTTTGACGAACAATATCATAAGATTGCGGAGCAGATCAAGGAGCTCAAGCAAAAGAAACTGGATAGCATCCGAGATCAAAAACGGGCTGCAGATTTTCAGCAGAGGGTCAGCGATATGGACACCTGCCTGAAAAAGGTATCCTGTTCGGTTCGGGACTTTGATGACGATCTGGTGCGCAGACTTCTGCAAGGAGTTAAAGTTATAAACGAGGATACACTTGAAATACAGTTTAAGTCAGGGATCGTCATGAAGCAGAGAATACCCTACTGCAACTAA
- a CDS encoding conjugal transfer protein codes for MNLNHIWMNLFGTTQWFGINIGFWVSMFVIAMVVVVMNVVFWGMKPKRKAVKAAVDKLGEKR; via the coding sequence ATGAACTTGAATCATATTTGGATGAATCTTTTTGGTACAACACAGTGGTTTGGCATTAACATAGGATTTTGGGTTTCTATGTTCGTAATAGCAATGGTTGTAGTTGTGATGAATGTTGTATTTTGGGGGATGAAACCCAAAAGGAAAGCTGTTAAGGCAGCCGTCGATAAGCTAGGGGAAAAACGCTGA
- the mgtA gene encoding magnesium-translocating P-type ATPase: MNKASLLNDRMEKYAHSDTTVLYNDLGISRNGLRLEQLEEMKKKYGDNNIVSRKSDTIWFRLRRAFINPFTIILFVLAIVSFVTDIWRTNNFNKNVTTVIIIIVMILVSGTVRFIQEIRAKHAYDQLDRLVHTHVNVKRDGVIIKVPAEDLVVGDLIYLSAGDRVPADMRLTNTRDLFVSQSAITGESGILEKNSRQHKYTEQMAFSQYENLVFMGTTVISGKGEGVVLAVGKETLYGNFIQPNALTSNSFEKGANSIAWVLLRFMAVLVPIVFIISGITKGNWMESFLFALSVAVGLTPEMLPMVITTCLAKGSISMSKKQTIIKNINAMQVFGSMDVLCMDKTGTLTNVAIVLEYYMDILGNESNEVLRFAYLNSLYHSGVKNPIDNAILKCRNMPGKNEYYEDLARQYHKADEIPFDYSRKYVSTLIADDNGNHQLVMKGDVGAVFSRCAFVEYQGTVQPISEDGRSSVAAVVDEMLGDGMKVIAVARKDLDNQKTLSLPDESNMILMGYLAFFDAPKKSAAQSIAKLKNLQVKTKILTGDHQQIALSICSRIGIASEKILTGADINGLSDLELQLAVEKTDVFAELTPSQKVRIVTALRDNGHTVGFLGDGMNDIPAICEADVGISVDTAVDAAKDVADVILLQKDLNVLEEGILEGRKTFTNMSKYIKITASSNFGNILSIVCASAFLPFLPIAAIQILLLNLLYDILCIVLPWDHVDQEVFSSSREWSGKMLGRFMRFFGPISSIFDVITFLFLYFVLCPTLTGGLLFTQLTDPAMKFRYIALFQTGWFLESMWTQVLIIHMLRTKKIPFLQSRPSAPVMLITVIGILLFTGLTFTPMVDVLGLTVLPPWYFGFLLVVVASYMLLTTVLKRIYIAKYDELI, from the coding sequence TTGAATAAAGCTTCATTATTAAACGACCGTATGGAAAAATACGCTCATAGTGATACGACAGTTCTTTATAACGATTTAGGTATCTCACGAAACGGGCTCCGACTGGAGCAACTCGAGGAAATGAAGAAAAAATACGGGGACAATAATATCGTTTCCAGAAAATCGGATACCATATGGTTTCGACTTCGCAGGGCCTTTATTAACCCGTTTACCATTATTCTGTTCGTGTTGGCAATTGTATCCTTTGTAACGGATATATGGCGTACGAACAATTTCAATAAGAACGTCACAACGGTTATCATTATAATCGTGATGATTCTCGTTAGTGGTACTGTTCGTTTTATCCAGGAGATTCGGGCTAAACATGCCTACGATCAATTGGACCGACTGGTGCATACCCATGTCAATGTAAAAAGAGATGGTGTCATTATCAAAGTACCTGCCGAAGATCTAGTGGTAGGCGATCTTATCTATTTATCCGCAGGTGATCGCGTACCCGCGGACATGCGCCTGACAAATACCAGGGATTTATTTGTTTCTCAATCCGCCATCACCGGTGAAAGCGGCATCCTGGAAAAAAACAGTCGACAACATAAATATACGGAGCAAATGGCTTTTTCACAATATGAAAATCTTGTCTTTATGGGAACGACTGTGATCAGTGGAAAAGGCGAAGGTGTTGTATTGGCCGTTGGAAAAGAAACACTATACGGTAATTTTATTCAGCCCAATGCCCTTACGTCCAACAGTTTTGAAAAAGGTGCAAACTCGATTGCATGGGTCTTGTTGCGGTTTATGGCTGTGTTGGTTCCTATTGTCTTTATCATTTCTGGCATTACAAAAGGCAATTGGATGGAATCATTCCTTTTTGCATTATCTGTAGCGGTTGGACTGACCCCCGAGATGCTGCCTATGGTCATCACGACCTGTCTGGCTAAGGGTAGTATTTCCATGTCCAAAAAACAAACGATTATCAAGAATATCAATGCCATGCAGGTTTTCGGAAGCATGGATGTTCTTTGTATGGACAAAACGGGAACACTGACCAATGTAGCCATAGTATTGGAATACTATATGGACATTCTTGGCAATGAAAGTAACGAAGTGCTTCGTTTTGCCTATTTAAACAGCTTATACCACTCTGGTGTGAAAAATCCCATTGATAATGCTATTTTGAAATGCCGGAACATGCCGGGGAAAAATGAATACTATGAGGATTTAGCTAGACAGTACCACAAAGCAGATGAAATCCCATTTGATTATTCCCGCAAATATGTCAGTACGCTCATCGCAGACGATAATGGAAATCATCAGCTCGTTATGAAGGGTGATGTGGGGGCAGTTTTCTCCCGCTGCGCTTTTGTGGAGTATCAAGGAACCGTCCAACCCATTTCAGAAGATGGAAGAAGCAGCGTTGCCGCTGTGGTGGATGAAATGCTGGGAGACGGCATGAAGGTGATAGCTGTCGCCAGAAAGGACTTAGACAATCAGAAAACGTTATCCCTGCCAGACGAATCCAACATGATTTTGATGGGTTATCTTGCCTTCTTTGATGCACCTAAAAAATCGGCGGCACAGTCCATTGCCAAGCTCAAGAACCTGCAAGTCAAAACGAAAATTCTTACAGGTGATCATCAGCAAATTGCCCTCTCTATTTGCAGCAGAATCGGCATCGCCTCCGAAAAGATACTGACCGGAGCAGACATAAACGGCTTATCTGATTTGGAATTGCAGCTCGCCGTGGAAAAAACTGATGTATTTGCCGAATTAACCCCCAGCCAAAAGGTCCGTATTGTAACGGCCTTGCGGGATAATGGGCATACCGTAGGATTTCTCGGTGATGGAATGAACGATATTCCTGCTATCTGCGAAGCGGATGTTGGAATCTCCGTGGATACCGCCGTTGATGCCGCAAAAGACGTAGCCGATGTCATTCTGCTGCAGAAAGATTTGAATGTGTTGGAAGAAGGCATCTTAGAGGGTAGAAAAACCTTTACGAATATGTCCAAATATATCAAAATAACCGCAAGTTCCAACTTTGGCAATATTCTTTCCATTGTTTGTGCCAGTGCTTTCTTGCCTTTTTTACCGATAGCGGCCATTCAAATCCTGCTCTTGAATCTACTTTATGATATCCTTTGTATCGTGCTGCCGTGGGATCATGTTGATCAGGAGGTATTTTCTTCTTCCAGGGAATGGTCTGGGAAAATGCTTGGACGTTTTATGCGGTTTTTCGGTCCCATCAGCTCTATCTTTGATGTGATCACCTTCCTGTTTTTATACTTTGTCCTTTGCCCGACGCTTACCGGAGGACTGCTCTTTACGCAATTAACCGATCCGGCCATGAAGTTTCGATATATCGCACTCTTCCAGACCGGATGGTTTCTAGAATCCATGTGGACACAGGTTTTGATTATACACATGCTACGAACGAAAAAAATACCTTTCCTGCAAAGCAGACCATCGGCTCCGGTTATGCTGATTACGGTAATAGGCATCCTGTTGTTCACGGGACTTACCTTTACTCCTATGGTCGATGTCCTGGGCTTAACGGTTCTCCCCCCGTGGTATTTTGGGTTCCTGCTTGTTGTTGTTGCCAGCTATATGTTATTAACCACCGTATTAAAGCGAATCTACATTGCTAAATACGATGAGTTGATTTAG